Part of the Brassica oleracea var. oleracea cultivar TO1000 chromosome C8, BOL, whole genome shotgun sequence genome is shown below.
TCTTCTAATGATCATCATTTTTTCTCTAGTGGCACTTCTCAAATTTCTGAAAGATTTTGTACGTGTGCTTTACGGCGAGTTTTTATTATTCTCCTTTTCTTTTTTTTGTGCACATTATTCTCCTTCTCTAAATTACCACCACCACCACACAAAATAAGAACTTCCAACAAATCCAGAATTGATTTAATCTATTTTGAAAATGATATTGACTTCTTTTACTTGTCTTATCACTTTTACCCAGCATGTAGCAAAATGTTTATAAAAAAAGCTATCAGTAGATTAGAAAGAAAAGATCGATGAAAAAACAAAATTCAACATGACGCAATTTAGGATTTGAGCAAGAGTTTGAGTGTTTTTAGCTATGTATGTAAAATAAAAATCCGTAGTCTATATGGTTAAGTACATTTGTAGGAAACTTTGAATCTATAACTTTCAAAATATCAAAATAGTATAAAACAAAATATCAAAATAGTCTAAAACATTGTGTAAGAGCATCTCGATAAAGAAACTTTATTTTGAAATTTCCAAAACTCTATATTTGAAGTTTAAAGGTGATCTTCTCCAAAAGCAAAACTTCAAACTTAACTTCAAAACTATTTATATTTTATAATATGATCTTTATATTTATCATAACTAATTTGAATTCAGAAAACTTTTGTAAATAACTAGCACATATATAAACATATTACAACAATACTAATTAATAAAATATTCTATTAAAATTAAAAAATAAAAATAAAAATAACTTAATTAATATTAAACTTCAAACAAAATACCATACTATTCCATAAAATTATTTTCGTAATGCATATATGATCTATTAGTGCATTTTGAAGTAAATGGCTCTCCTCATTTTTACTTTGTAGATTACGAGCTAAAAGTTGTTGAAATCGGATGATATTGATACTTGTAAATACATTAGATCGAAACAAGAAAGTAAAATAGAAACATAAAATATTGCTTAAAACTAATTTTGTTTCGATAATATTAATACTCGTGAATATATTTAATATGAATAAGAAATAATTGTATGAAAAAGATATCAAAAACAACAACAACCATCTTCAATTATACAAAAAAAATTTGGAAAATATATTCGAAAATTTTGAAGGTTCCGGATCAAACTTACTTGACTATTAGTGTTGTTGTAATACTTAAATTTATGTAATTTCATGTATTTTTAATTTTTTTTGTTAAGTTTTTTTTGTATATTATTGTTGTCTAAATCTAATTTAACATATTTTAAATCTTATTTTAAAATTTTATTTAATTTTATGTGTAAAATTTAAAATCTGAAAAAAAATTAAAGTATTTATGAGATATAATTTTTTAAAGATTAAATAATAAACGAGAAAATATTTATGAATCATAAATGTGATGTGTGATTGTAGTGTCGACCAAAATGCAAAGAAAAATATGAAACTTCAAATTTGAAGTTTTGAATAGTGAAACTTCAAATATAAAATTTCACTATTTGATGTTTTGAAGTTTCTTTTTGGAAATAAAAAAATTTCATATTTGAAGTTATAGAGTGTCTTTCGTAGATGATCTAAATTACTTTTCAAACAAAAAAACTTTCTGTAAAGTGAAAAAACTAGCTCTAACTATTTTCAAAACATGTCTTTTTTTTCCGTCAATAGATGATTTTATTATTTAAAGGGCCGAGCCCAACAGTACAAAAAAGCCCAAAGCCCACCAACCGAAACCGTAGAAAAAAACTAAAAGCGGCCCTCCGTTCGCTCACGGCGTCCCCCCGCTTCCAGCCATCACCGGTGATCAACCCAACGATCCATCGGAGAAAATCGACACTCACTGGCTTCACAACCACTTCGCCGCAAACGCCTCCAACCTCGAGTTCCCAATAGTGGAGAGAGTCAATCGGTAAACCGAGATCTCATCCGCCTCCTTTCGTCACCGGAACTGGGAAGAAAGCTTCGTCGGCACAACCAACCCTTCAACATCGGATACCTTCGATCGTCTTCGGACGAGAACTCCTCCAACAAGACCAAACCGAAACCGCAAGAACCAAAGATAAAAACAAACCCTAACAAACCTAGGGGACTAAACGCCGGCGGCGCAAGGCACAGAACGCCTTCACACCCCGGAAGCTGAAGCCGGCGAAAGCAGAGCTATCGAAGCCTCCGCCTCCCGGAAACTAGACCGGCGTCGATGGATCTGTAGAAGCCTCCACGTCCCGGAAAACCTTAAACTGACAAACCGACATCACCCCACCTCACCCTTCACCCAATCGCGTCGTTACTCCAGCCACCGCGCCACCGCATGTGTCAGAGCTCCGACAAAACGAACCGAGAGAATAGGTGGAGAAGAAGTCGGGGAGCGTTTCTAACCAAAGAAAATGGACTCCGGCGACGGCACGGACGCTCACGCGCCGGCCGTACGCCGGATCCAAAACCAGATCTGTTTTTCTCTCTTTAACCTTTCTTTCTCTCTCCCACACTTTCACTATTTTCAAAACATGTCCTCTATCAGAAATTCTAAAATAATATTAAAAGACAATATTTTGTGATTAGCTAATAAGAGTGTTAAGAAATCAGATGTCAATATGAAATAAGTATGTTAAATCGTCGGTGACATTAATTTGATAGATATTTACGAGGAGAGGGGTTAGGCACCGGCTGTACCCAAAAAGGCGAAACAGAACAAATGCAACTGAAGAAAGAAGCTCTATACAACACAGATATTTAAAAAATTTCAAAAAAGTTATGAAATATATTAATTAAAAATTGAATAACTGATAAGCGTTTTACTACGCAAAAAGAGAAATAAATATAGAAATAAATGAAAAAAATAAAATAAATAAATAAATAAGGATTCCATTGCGTTGTTGTGTGCAGGTTATCTCTTTTCTCCCTGCCTTTGCTATTAACCTAAGAGCCATTAGATTTTTCTTTAGATCTATCTTAAAGCTACTTCTCCAAAGACGATTAGTTTCAGGTAATCTCTCTCGGACACATCTGATGTTTTCTGATCTAGTGTGAGTTAAAACTGATCTGAATCTGTGTGTCTCTGCTGAAGATCCTGTAATAGATATGGATCTCAAACTAATATTTTCCGGATTCTTCACGTATATTCCATTTTCATCTAGCTAGATCATCGTTTATGTTCTTCTCCAGATGTTTTTATTCTAATATCAAAATCAAGCAGATGAATTTCTCACTGTTGGAGTTAGACTTTTTTCCCATGGCTAATTTTTTTAAATAAAGAAAAGAAAAACCATGTCTCCACTATGATCTTGACAGGATCACTATATATTTTTAAATTCATAAATTACTAATTAATAAATTTACTCAGGAAATATTATCGTGGATTTGTCAAGTGGCTAAATATCTTAATTAAATAATTCAATAATGAATAAGGTTCCTGATTAATTAATTAAATTATAGGGTATTGAGACCAGATCTCCATAAGAAACACGTTACCGTTTGACCACCTCTTCTCTTCCATTATCATATAAATATCTTTTTCTCCTCATCGATCTCTCTCTCTTGAAGTTATATTCTTTCGCTTGTTAATTTGATAGGTTCCTTAGAGCAGCAACTAAGAAGAAGAAGAAGATGATGATGAACAGCTGTGGACTCCAGCAAAACTCCGAGATGAGGAGAGACACCGTTGTTTGCCCTAAACCACGCCGTGTCGGTGTACTCAACAACCATCACCTTGCTCGATCTCTTCGATGGCAAGTCAGGTAACATGTTTTCTTTCTCTTATGAGTAAGATCTAACGTTTTTATTATTCAAAAAAACAGCAAACGTTTTCATGACATATATTTTCCATGTCATCAATCAAAATGATTGACTCTTTGTTTTATGTTTTGCTTTATTAAGTCAGCAGATGGATCTATGCGAATCGAATTCACGAGGCAAGATATTTGATTTCATCCTCGCTAATGTAATAATCAATGATGATATAGCTACATATTTTACATATAAAGTTTGCTTTTATGTTAATTGTTATATATGTGAGGTTGATCTTGTGCATATATTTATCTACAGGGTAATGGTTATGAACAAGATCCGAAGATGACGTCATCGCCGCCGCTGTTCTTTACAGGGTCGCCGCCGACTAGAGTTTCTAACCCTTTAACAAAAGACTTACTCTTTCGGGACGAGCTTCTCGTGGTGGCTCCTCCTCCGTCCACTCCACGAGCAACCAAGCCACCACCGCCGTCGTCTCCAAGGAACGGTGGTGGATGTGTTCGGGTGAGTACTAACTTCGGGAACAATCCTACGGTTCGAGTCGTTGGATTCAACTGCCTTGACAGGGACAGAAGCAGCAGCGTTCCGACTCTTGCATAAGAGTCCCAAAAACGCTGAAACGAGAGATAAATGCAAATATATAACAGAGAAATTAAGGGTAAACAGAAATTTAAAAAGGTTTAGGAAATGATTAATGATGTGATCATGTTGGGTGTATATTTTGGTGGAAAATATGTAAACGTCTTGAAAGAAGAGGGTAGTTTTTAAAGGGGCTGTTATATAATTTTTGGTTTTGAGTGTCCGATTTGGGAATTTTTGTAAAGTAAAAAGGGAGAGAGAGAGAGAGAATGGTTTGTGAGTGTTTCAGTGTTTGGTGTCTTTAGTGAAAATAACATCACTGTAAAAAAAGGAAAGAGTTTTGAAATGTGAATATATCTTTACTCTATTGTATCTTATGTACATATGTAGTTATCAAATGAATTGTAAACTTTTAAATTCTTATTTAGTCCTTTTGTGTTACAAAATTTGGTGATTAGTGGTGTACAGTGTACTGTCATTTATTCGTTTTGTTTATGTAAGTTTTAATATGAACTTTACATGATATAAATGAACAATAATAGTATATGGCTAAGAGTTTTCTGTTTTGTATTTTTCGATATTGTGCTAGTTTAAATGTTAGTATCAAAGATAATTGAAGGCATACTATTATGTGATTTTTTTTACTGAAATGTTTTAGCTAAATAAATAAACCCATATCCACCCCTCTTCACCGCCCCAGCTTCGCTCCTACGGGCACTCTAAAGTGATCTTGACGAACCAAAACTCAAGAACCTGACAAACCTACAAGTCCACGACACAGCTCTTGCTGTTTTAACCTCTATATATACTTCCCTTCGTAATAGATTGTGATATGGGCAATGGTTACAGTCTTATAGACCAGACAAACATGAGGACAATTCATTGTTTTCTTGTTTGGGGTCTATTCCAATTGTTTGCTTGCAACTTAGGAAAAAAAAACTAATTCTATTTGATTTATTTTGTTTTTGCTTTTATTGTGTCATCAAGCTAAAAGATTCGTCAAACTTGTTTTTGCCGGAAATCTCTCTTACTTTATTTTGAATTAGGGGGTGTATTCAACTGAGAGTTTCAAGTGATTTATATTAAAATGATAAATTCACTGTTATTCAAACATGGATTTTAAAAAACACTTTAAAATCCAGTGTTATTGAATTTGTCATTTCATAAAACACTCTGAAATCTACTGTTATTGAACAAAATTTAAATTGAAGATTTTAGAGTACTTTAATTGATTCTAGAGTGTTTGAGGAGAGTTCCTTAGTTATAAAAATAAAAATCCAAATCTCACTGTTTTAGATGAGATTCTAGAGTGTTTTAACAAAAATCACACTAAATTCTCTAATTCTCCTGCAATCATCTACAAACTCATTAAAAATCAAATTATTTCAAATGTCAGATTCCCTCCCCCCAGTGTTTGGTGTCTAGTGAGGAAAAACAAACAACTAAAAACCGATTATCCCAGGACATGTAAATTAAATCATACAAGTGAGGACAAAATTTTGTAATATGGTTTGATAGACTGATAACAGTTTAATTTGCAAGTATTTATTCTAGTTTATCGGGCTTACAAAGCGTAAATTTTGAGATTGATAAGCCCATTAGAGCACCATTAACCCTAACACCCCAAATAAAGTGTTTAATTCTTTTTTTTTTTTTTGGTTTTTGTCTGATTTAAAAAAAAAAATTAAAAACGAACCAATCGCGGGCCGCCACGTATCAGCGGGATCCGCGAAACAGTGCTAACACCGATGCTTAATTAAGCACCAGAAACACAGTTATTAGTTTTTATGTAGGTCTCATCCATTATTATATTAATTTTTTGCTAAAGACTCTTTCTAGTAAGCCCCATTAATCCTGCTCTTACGTCCATCACTTTATAAGATAACCTCTATATGGGGTAAAGCGAAATTTTTTAACTCAGCGTGAAAAGTTCACTCAATAATCTTTTAAAAAATAAAGACCGAACACGAAATGCAAAAAGAAAAGAAGTTTTTTTCCAGGCACCTCCCAATTCGCGTGAAAAGTTCACTCACAAATCTACATGTAAAGTGATAGACACGCGCTAATTTGTACGTATCCCTCCATAAAAGAAAATCATCTTCTCGTTCGGAAAATGGAAAGGCTCGGCTCCACTCTAGTTTTCTCCCTCGTTGTTGCCGTTTGTTTAGTCGCCTTCGGCTTCTACATCGCCGTAGCACCGTAAGTCACTCTCCTCTCTAGTTCGATTTCTGGGCTAGCTAAGTATGAATGAAAGTGCGAGTACTTAAAAAAAAAAAAAAAAAAAAAAAAAAAAAAGTGCGAGTACTTCAAAATATTTTTCGGTCTGTTATGTAATTAGAGCTATAATTGTTGTAAATTCAGATAAAACTGTCATAAAGTTCTGGTTTTATTCAAACTGATAAAAGTTCCTCTGATTCTAATGATGATTCTTGAAGAATTCGTTCGGAAGCATTTGAGACGAGAGAAACATATACTTAACTAAGCATAGAGTATGTTGACATGCGTGACAGTTACGGTTCTGTCTTTTCTTTTCCTCTTTTTTGTTGTGTCACAGGGAAACTATTCAAGACCCAGTAAAAAACTCAACTTACTGCATTTCTAGCTCTGATGTAGCAACTGGCTATGGAGTTTGAGATTTTTTTTGTTTCTCCTCTCAAGAGAACCATTGATTATGGGCGTGACCAAAAATGCATGTGCTTTGGAAGACCTTTATCCCCTGTAAGTGACCATGCTTGGTCTATTATTCTATTTCATCTCTTCTCGGCGAGTCTCACAAACTTTATTCCAAACAATCATGTCATCACCACCTTTTGGGATGCACTGCTGTTTTCTTTCCCATTTGATAATGTTAAAAGTTTAGTTAAAGACTTAGAACAAACGGATCATCTCAAACCCTCATTTGACTTCAAGAACATCACCTCAGGTTCTAAACTGTACNNNNNNNNNNNNNNNNNNNNNNNNNNNNNNNNNNNNNNNNNNNNNNNNNNNNNNNNNNNNNNNNNNNNNNNNNNNNNNNNNNNNNNNNNNNNNNNNNNNNGTCCGTCGGAAGATCCGTCGGAATTCGGTGTGTTTTCTTGTAGTGTTGGGTCCCTTCCCTTTCTCAGATCCTTGTCGGTCCCACTCAGTTCTCTTGTTCTGTCTGTAACAAAACATTCAACCGCTTCAACAACATGCAGGTTTGAATATCATTATATATTAACAGATATGTAATTATCATGACGGGAAGTTTTCTTGATTTCACTCTCAATCTATATATATATAATTCCTTTTACTTCCACGGTACTATCATTTATGGTCTAAGCTGATTTAGCATCGTTTAATTGAAAATTACCCTAAAATGATTTTGAATCGAATTATCAATTTTTTGCTAAATTAACTCAGAATCTATAATCCTCTGCGTTCCATGGGTATTATTATCAATCGGGAAAAGAAACTTACCTCTATAATTAAGCACTTATGATAATAATATATATGCATGCAATATATGCTCATGTAGTTATCTATAATATTAATTCGCGTAATCGTCAAGAGAATATATAATAAACAAAGTACAATGTTCATGATAGATGAATTTAACATGAAAAACATGAGATAGACAAATTAAATTACTGTTTTATTCAAATTACACCTGAGGTATATTTTTCTCTACTTTATTTTTTGTAGATGCATATGTGGGGTCATGGTTCGCAATACCGAAAAGGTCCAGAGTCGCTACGAGAGACGAAATCATCATCTTCGGTACTAAAGCTACCATGTTATATTGTTATTGTTGCGCCGAAGGTTGTAAGAACAACATAGACCATCCAAGAGCAAAGCCCCTTAAAGACTTTAGAACGCTTCAAACGCATTACAAAAGAAAGCATGGAGCCAAACCTTTCCACTGCCGCAAGAAGTGCGAGAAAACGTTTGCGGTGAGAGGCGACTGGAGAACGCACGAGAAGAATTGTGGGAAGCTGTGGTTTTGCGTTTGGGGATCGGATTTTAAGCATAAGAGGTCTCTTAAAGATCATGTTAGGGCTTTTGGCGATGGCCATGCCGCTCACACTGTGGGTGATCGTGTTGTAGCCATTGGACACGGAGAGGAAGATGATGATGGTGATGATGATGATGATGATGATGATATGGAGGAAGAAGAGGAAGAAGATGAACAAAATATTGAAGAAGTAGATGTTGATGGAGAGAAGAACTATGAGTATGGTCACTTTCGTCGTAATACTCAAATTTTCTAATTACAACCTAATCATATGGCCAATTAATTATGATCGATGGTTGTTATATATAGGGTTTATTTTAAGTGAAGTGTGTTGTTTTAATATATTTACCGGCCTCTTCATCATGTTAGTGAATTTAATAATAACTTTTCTTAAGACTTCTAGAATTACCCATGTCATAACTCCATCAAGCAATTTCTCCTATGGTTATATAGAGTAACATACTTGCATTTTCTTTTGTTACCGAGAGATATCTCAGATAAAGGTCCGTCTGTAATCCTTCCTAGGATTGTCATGTAAATATGCCATTAGTGAAAAAATGAAAATATGCCATTAGTGAAAAATCAATCTATAGTCTTGACCCACAACACAATAACCACTTAATTACCATCATTGTTCGACAACAAGAGTCATCATCTTTTAGCTATGTAGCATAATTGACACAAGGACTACAAGTACTAGTGTTGCTTCAACCTAGAAGCTTATAGTAATTTTAAGAACACTTGCGGTGGTATATACATGCATGATTTTTTTTTCTCTTTCTTGGCTAATATGTACACAAGGAAATGGGATATGTGAGCCATCCCGGCCAGTATCTTAGATTTTTAGTATATGTATATTTCTTAGTGTTGACTAAATTGAAATTCTGATTGCAGAAGTAGTTAAATGTTCATTGTAGACCAAAAAAAGGATCAGGCGTTCTTGGACTACAAAACGATGATCTACTAGATGCGATGTAGACCAATCTCAATATAAAAAGATTCTATAGTGAATATCGAAGAGCGCATCTCTGGTGATAAATAATGGAGGTAAAATATAATGACATTTAAATCGTCGAAAGTGGCAGTTCGATTTATCCAAAAACAGAAACTGTCTGTTGTCACTTTATGTCGTGACATCTAACGTTATACACATTTGTCTATGTTACACTTGGAGAGAGAAATTTCTCTACTCTTAGGTTACTTCAGTTTCTCTGTCACTTTTCTATCTAATATCCAAGCAATTATAAGTGATTATATTTTCAAACACACAACTATTGTAACAAAAAATCTACGTAAGCTAGTTAAATTGTCAGTGTACTTGCCATGTATACATCGATTCAAATATAATCAAAAAAATTGAGTAGAAGTTGGTTTCAAACTTCGAGTGAACTTGGTCCTGAAAGGTACGGAGTATTAAATGTCGTTTTGGAAATTGTAAACTGTTAGATATGTTGGACCATATGATCTCATAAAAGTGTAAGTATTGGAAGGATTTATGGCTTAAGAACAACGACAAAGAAAAAACAAAAACAGAACATCTCTCTCGTCTAGCAAAGTCCTCACACGTTGCAAATTGATTTTTCATGTTATACGAAACTGATTTTCTTCTGAAAAAGATTGGCGTATATTAGATATATTACTCTGATTGATTATAACCAATTCAGATCGTGTAATATAAAAATATAAACCATTTGGTGAAAGCTAAAAGCCGAAACATTTGGCAACGCGCCTGACTAGCCATACTTTCCAAATATAGAACATTTACATGGTATCCGCCATTACATATACACAAAAAGTCTACAAAATTAAATCATAGGAAGGGGGAGCTCACGCGGTATAACCAGCTAGTCACATTAGATTTTCGACTCAATATTAACGCTCATTATCTTAAAGCCCAACTTTAGACCCATTAAATTAAACTGACCAATGAAGAGATCAGTAAACAGAAAGCAAGGTCAAGGACAATACTCATAAACCAATATGAAATATATATTCTATTGATTTCATGGTCCATGAAGGGACCTGAAGATGTCAGCATTTGACAAAGAGGGGAACGGAAAAAATGATCAAAAGTGAATAGTTTCAGCTACATACGGTAAGAATCTATAAACCAGTTCTAGTAATCAGAATTGTATGCTCAAACTGTGCCGCTACTCCACCATCAGCTGTTAGAGTAGTCCAGTTGTCTGGCCATGTTACACATTCCGTCGGTCCAATCGTTAGAATCGGTTCTGCAATGCCAAATTGAATCCATCAACAACTTGTTACTACTATACAATAGTAATCAAATTAAGCAAATGAAAAAATACATGACATGGAAGAGCAACAAACCGATTGTGAAAGTATGTCCCTCAACCATATGCTCAGGCTCATCATTTCCTGCAAATTTGAATAGAAAAATGGGCCACAAAAGTGGAGTTACTAACAAGAACACTAACAAAAAACAAAGCTGAAGCGTTTTCCTAACCAATGAATTGTTCATTTTCTTCAGAGGTAAACAATACTAATCATAAGGCGTAAGAGAACATACGAGTTGTAGATAAATTGGGTGACACTATCGCATGAATTTTCATTTTTCCAGTTCTGAAACTTAATACCATATCATATACTATACCACATATTGTTTATCCAAGTGGTATATTTTTCGTGTTACTTATTCATATTGTGTAGAGAATCGACCTTGGCTGTTCTTGTAACAAGTAAATCGACACACCAATATGTTTGGCGAGTTCTCTCCAAACCGGAGGCAAACTCTATATCACTATGAATCGAAAACGTTACAAGCTTCGCACTAGTTGCATGTTCTATGCTTTAGAGAGATTTTATGTTTCTGTGTTTTGCAATCTCGAGTAGAGACCTCTATTTATACTAGACCTAATCATGTTAATCCTTGTTGCATAAGGAATAACATATGTCCTAAAACTATAAGGAATTACATTCTTTATCGGACTTAGACTAATCCATATTCTTTATGTCTTGTTTCAGGTCCAAAACCGAAGCCCATAAGCAGCCCACCAGATGGCCCAAGAGACACAAGCCTCACATTCTCCACCTTGACTCTTTGGCCTCACTCATCGACTTCTCCGTCTCTCTCTCTTTCTCTTTTGGCGACCAGAAGTTTCGACGAGCTCACCGCTTCGTCTTCTCCGACGATCGTCTGTTCCTCAACGCCGTCTTCACGGAGATGCATGCCTTCTCCGATTCTCGCTCCTCTCTATCTCGCCCCGGCTGTAACGTCTCTCTCCTTCGATTCCCCGTGATCAAAACAAGATCCCGACTTCACCGTCGCTCGTCTTCACCGGCGATTGCTCCCACTGCCTCCACCATTGAAAAACCCAGGTTCCGTTTGCTCTTCTCATGTCTGTTTCCTTAGACATCGACCAAACCTTAACCTTTGATTTCAATTTCTTTCCAGCTTGTCCCTTGATGAAATCAATAAAAAATCCCTTGAGTCTTCGTGTTCTTCCGGTGAATCCTACACCACACGACCTTCATACGGACCAAATCAGACACGTCAAATTTCAAAAGGTAACTCCTTTTGTTTTGACTTTTTCTTCTTCCTGTAGACATCTGTGTCTTCATGCTCTCTTAAAGAAAACCTGTAATGAAAGATTCCTTTGCTGAAAAAATTAAACTTATTCCTTGTTTAATTTCCACAGCTTATGGTGCTGACGTCTCTTCACCACTTCACTTCCATTAGGTAATCAAACAGAGTTGTTTCTTCAATCCCTTTAAGAGCTTTGAATCTGTGAACTAATAACCTTGTATTCACAGCTTTGTTGTAGACGTTTCCTTGCTACAGTCACACGTATCCTTCAGGTATGACATCTGATTCTGCTTCTTTATAATGGTGTCTCAACTTCTGTTGAAGCTTATTATCCTGCAAAATCATTCGGTTGACTAGTATTTGAACTAACTTTGCAGATTCCTTGTGTAGACAACTCCTGTCTACAGTCACCATTCTTCAAAGGTAATAATAATTTTTTTCTTCTTGAACTCATCCCAAGCCTTTTATAACTCCCTGTCGAAAAACATCAGNNNNNNNNNNNNNNNNNNNNNNNNNNNNNNNNNNNNNNNNNNNNNNNNNNNNNNNNNNNNNNNNNNNNNNNNNNNNNNNNNNNNNNNNNNNNNNNNNNNNNNNNNNNNNNNNNNNNNNNNNNNNNNNNNNNNNNNNNNNNNNNNNNNNNNNNNNNNNNNNNNNNNNNNNNNNNNNNNNNNNNNNNNNNNNNNNNNNNNNNNNNNNNNNNNNNNNNNNNNNNNNNNNNNNNNNNNNNNNNNNNNNNNNNNNNNNNNNNNNNN
Proteins encoded:
- the LOC106310357 gene encoding uncharacterized protein LOC106310357 isoform X2 codes for the protein MMMNSCGLQQNSEMRRDTVVCPKPRRVGVLNNHHLARSLRWQVSRWIYANRIHEGNGYEQDPKMTSSPPLFFTGSPPTRVSNPLTKDLLFRDELLVVAPPPSTPRATKPPPPSSPRNGGGCVRVSTNFGNNPTVRVVGFNCLDRDRSSSVPTLA
- the LOC106310357 gene encoding uncharacterized protein LOC106310357 isoform X1, with the protein product MMMNSCGLQQNSEMRRDTVVCPKPRRVGVLNNHHLARSLRWQVSQQMDLCESNSRGKIFDFILANGNGYEQDPKMTSSPPLFFTGSPPTRVSNPLTKDLLFRDELLVVAPPPSTPRATKPPPPSSPRNGGGCVRVSTNFGNNPTVRVVGFNCLDRDRSSSVPTLA